A region from the Zonotrichia leucophrys gambelii isolate GWCS_2022_RI chromosome 21, RI_Zleu_2.0, whole genome shotgun sequence genome encodes:
- the RNF186 gene encoding E3 ubiquitin-protein ligase RNF186, protein MEKSTDKPNKENRLSAPGALQAEADSPAPVAGGAAEMSRAGSVTQNSKHERRVGFTEECTEEMERPSGTERDSPAAFKAAGLEQDCPNSQPLAVLTDTNSPEMSTLDLNLQCSDTATPDMDCMICFNKYSIYRVPKLLDCQHNFCAVCLKLILRKEKSTWTITCPLCRKPTCVSGGLIRTLQNKEDILERLESLDSNPEVYICAMGLDGNNSWAQSSQDMLNAEESSPAHSSLAVQRLLLLLLLGVILALLILPFMYSGRVKWVICLLLTLGLLMSMVLCCTPKFHCRCKKDSPASCDKEIHIVTVA, encoded by the coding sequence ATGGAGAAATCCACTGACAAGCCAAACAAGGAAAACAGATTGtcagctcctggagcactgcaggctgAGGCAGACAGTCCAGCGCCCgtggcaggaggtgctgcagaaatgagcagagcaggatccGTAACACAAAACTCAAAACATGAGAGGAGAGTGGGGTTCACTGAAGAGTGTACTGAAGAAATGGAGAGACCTTcaggaacagagagagacagtcCTGCTGCCTTTAAAGCAGCAGGTTTGGAACAAGACTGTCCAAACTCACAGCCGCTTGCTGTGCTAACAGACACAAACTCTCCTGAAATGAGCACGTTGGACCTGAACCTGCAGTGCTCAGACACAGCCACCCCAGACATGGACTGCATGATCTGCTTCAACAAGTACAGCATCTACAGAGTCCCAAAGCTCCTGGACTGCCAGCACAACTTCTGTGCCGTCTGCCTCAAGCTGATCCTCAGGAAAGAGAAGAGCACCTGGACAATcacctgccctctctgcagaAAACCCACCTGCGTGTCAGGAGGGCTGATCCGCACGCTCCAGAACAAAGAAGACATCCTGGAGCGCTTGGAGAGCCTTGACTCAAACCCTGAGGTGTACATCTGTGCCATGGGGCTGGATGGCAACAAcagctgggctcagagcagccaggacatGTTGAACGCAGAGGAaagcagcccagcacacagcagcctggctgtgcagagactcctgctgctcctgctgctcggGGTGATCCTCGCCCTGCTCATCCTCCCCTTCATGTACTCAGGGAGGGTGAAGTGGGTAATTTGTCTCCTGCTTACTTTGGGCTTGCTCATGTCTATGGTGCTTTGCTGCACTCCTAAATTCCACTGCaggtgcaagaaggactccccTGCTTCCTGTGACAAGGAGATCCACATTGTTACTGTGGCCTGA